ACGCCTCCACGGGCTGCGTCGGCGCCGGCTCCTCGAGCGCGGTCAGGTCGAGCCGCTCCCTGTTCCTCGCGTCGCGGATCCTGTTGAGGCAGATGTTGGTCGCGATGCGGTAGAGCCAGGTGGCCGGCGAGGACTGGCCCCGGAACGCGCCCATCGACCGCAGCACGCGGACGAAGACCTCCTGTGCCGCGTCCTCCGCGTCGTCCTCCCGCTTGAGGATGCAGAGGCAGCGCCTGCGCACCATGGCGCCGTACTGGCGGTAGATCCGATCGAGCTCCAGGGTCTGTGCCGTCATCGCTCCCCGTTCCGTGCGATAAGCATTCGCAGCGCCGAACGGGGCCGTCAAGTCGGAGATGGTGAACGCGACGGCCGTGGGACCCATGCTCGTTTCCCGCCTTTCATGATGTTCGACCCGCGGGGAGTATGGAAAAGTGAAAAAAAATGTTACCGTCCCCAACACCGAGCGGGGAGTGAATGGCGAACGAAACCCAGGGCAGCACGGTCGTCACGCGGGTCACCGGCAAGAAGGACTCCG
This genomic stretch from Pseudomonadota bacterium harbors:
- a CDS encoding sigma-70 family RNA polymerase sigma factor — its product is MTAQTLELDRIYRQYGAMVRRRCLCILKREDDAEDAAQEVFVRVLRSMGAFRGQSSPATWLYRIATNICLNRIRDARNRERLDLTALEEPAPTQPVEAWQRDLVIRLLADFDDATREAVLYAEVEEMTHQEIAEILGCSVSLVRKRIAKFKEKARQRAARLLRAVP